One window of Streptomyces sp. FIT100 genomic DNA carries:
- a CDS encoding dihydrodipicolinate synthase family protein has product MAPAPRTRPWHGIMVATALPLHDDLSIDYDAYAEHVAWLIANGCDGVVPNGSLGEYQTLTDDERARVVHTAVEAAGDGMRVMPGVAAYGSAEARRWADQAAEAGAGSVLLLPPNAYRAGEEAVAAHYAEVARSGLPVVAYNNPHDTRTDLTPALLARLHGEGSIVAVKEFSGDVRRAYEIAELAPGLDLLVGADDVLLELALAGAVGWIAGYPNALPASCATLYHAAVAGDLDTALPLYKSLHPLLRWDSKTEFVQAIKVSMDLAGRPGGPTRPPRSPLTGEQKSAVRAATEKAFAEGLH; this is encoded by the coding sequence ATGGCACCGGCACCCCGTACGCGCCCCTGGCACGGCATCATGGTCGCCACCGCCCTGCCGCTGCACGACGACCTCTCCATCGACTACGACGCCTACGCCGAGCACGTCGCCTGGCTGATCGCGAACGGCTGCGACGGTGTCGTCCCGAACGGCTCCCTGGGCGAGTACCAGACGCTCACCGACGACGAACGCGCCCGCGTCGTCCACACCGCGGTCGAGGCGGCGGGCGACGGGATGCGCGTGATGCCCGGAGTCGCCGCCTACGGCAGCGCCGAAGCCCGCCGCTGGGCCGACCAGGCCGCCGAGGCCGGAGCCGGATCCGTGCTCCTCCTGCCGCCCAACGCCTACCGCGCAGGTGAGGAAGCGGTCGCCGCCCACTACGCCGAGGTCGCACGCAGCGGCCTGCCCGTCGTCGCGTACAACAACCCGCACGACACCAGGACCGACCTCACCCCGGCCCTGCTCGCCCGCCTGCACGGCGAGGGGAGCATCGTCGCCGTCAAGGAGTTCAGCGGCGACGTCCGCCGGGCCTACGAGATCGCCGAACTCGCCCCGGGTCTCGACCTGCTGGTCGGCGCCGACGACGTCCTGCTCGAACTCGCCCTCGCCGGCGCGGTCGGCTGGATCGCCGGATACCCCAACGCACTGCCCGCCTCCTGCGCCACGCTCTACCACGCAGCCGTCGCCGGCGACCTGGACACCGCGCTGCCGCTCTACAAATCCCTGCACCCATTGCTGCGCTGGGACTCGAAGACCGAGTTCGTCCAGGCCATCAAGGTCTCCATGGACCTCGCGGGCCGTCCCGGCGGCCCCACCCGACCGCCGCGCTCACCGCTGACCGGCGAACAGAAGTCGGCCGTACGCGCCGCCACCGAGAAGGCATTCGCCGAGGGCCTCCACTGA
- a CDS encoding proline racemase family protein, with product MRTRHVYHAVDSHTEGMPTRVITGGVGVVPGATMAERRLHFIEHLDHLRTLLTYEPRGHSAMSGAILQPPTRPDADYGVLYIEVSGLLPMCGHGTIGVATVLVETGMVPVTEPVTTIRLDTPAGLVAVDVRVEDGAATSVTLTNVPSFCVGLDRKADVPGHGTVTYDLAYGGNFYAFVPLDTLGLPFDRDRKDDLLAAGLALMDAINATARPVHPENPAIGGVKHVYLTAPGSDATRSRHAMAIHPGWFDRSPCGTGTSARMAQLHARGELPVGRDFVNESFIGTQFTGRIVGETTVGTLPAVVPTVTGRAWITGTAQYFLDPADPFPGGFLL from the coding sequence ATGCGCACCCGCCACGTCTACCACGCCGTCGACTCGCACACCGAGGGCATGCCGACCCGCGTCATCACCGGCGGCGTCGGCGTCGTCCCGGGCGCCACCATGGCCGAACGCCGACTCCACTTCATCGAGCACCTGGACCACCTCCGCACCCTGCTGACGTACGAGCCGCGCGGCCACTCCGCCATGAGCGGCGCGATCCTGCAGCCGCCCACCCGCCCCGACGCCGACTACGGGGTGCTCTACATCGAGGTGTCCGGACTGCTGCCCATGTGCGGCCACGGCACCATCGGCGTCGCCACCGTCCTCGTCGAGACCGGCATGGTGCCCGTCACCGAACCCGTCACCACCATCCGCCTCGACACCCCCGCCGGACTCGTCGCCGTGGACGTGCGGGTCGAGGACGGCGCGGCCACGTCCGTCACCCTCACCAACGTGCCGTCCTTCTGCGTCGGCCTCGACCGCAAGGCCGACGTACCGGGACACGGCACGGTCACCTACGACCTGGCGTACGGCGGCAACTTCTACGCGTTCGTCCCCCTGGACACCCTCGGCCTCCCCTTCGACCGTGACCGCAAGGACGACCTGCTCGCCGCCGGACTGGCCCTCATGGACGCGATCAACGCCACCGCCCGGCCCGTTCACCCAGAGAACCCCGCCATCGGCGGCGTCAAGCACGTCTATCTGACCGCCCCAGGCTCGGACGCCACGCGGTCCCGGCACGCCATGGCCATCCACCCCGGCTGGTTCGACCGCTCCCCGTGCGGCACCGGCACCAGCGCCCGGATGGCCCAGCTCCACGCCCGCGGTGAACTCCCCGTCGGCCGCGACTTCGTCAACGAGTCCTTCATCGGTACGCAGTTCACCGGCCGCATCGTCGGGGAGACCACTGTCGGCACACTCCCCGCCGTCGTCCCCACCGTCACCGGCCGCGCCTGGATCACCGGAACCGCACAGTACTTCCTGGACCCGGCCGACCCGTTCCCCGGGGGCTTCCTCCTGTGA
- a CDS encoding GntR family transcriptional regulator, which produces MGDLKQITLITAQERLRDQVAHALRAALVAGELRPGRVYSAPGLAADFGISATPVREAMLDLAREGLVEPVRNKGFRVTEVSERDLDQYTELRALIEVPTIGQVTRIATETQLEALRPVADEIVEHATNHHLIGYLDADRRFHLGLLALAGNDRLVETVGELRKRSRLYGLTRLDELGMLVASAQEHHELLDLMLAGDAPAAEACMARHLGHVRSLWAQARDEPVEPRPKRTLGSR; this is translated from the coding sequence ATGGGGGACCTGAAGCAGATCACCCTGATCACCGCTCAGGAGCGACTGCGCGACCAGGTCGCCCACGCCCTGCGCGCCGCGCTCGTCGCCGGCGAACTCCGCCCCGGCCGCGTCTACTCTGCACCCGGCCTCGCGGCCGACTTCGGAATCTCGGCCACACCCGTCCGTGAAGCGATGCTCGACCTCGCCCGCGAGGGCCTGGTCGAACCCGTCCGCAACAAGGGCTTCCGGGTCACCGAGGTCAGCGAGCGCGACCTCGACCAGTACACCGAACTCCGGGCGCTGATCGAGGTGCCGACGATCGGACAGGTCACCCGGATCGCCACGGAGACCCAGTTGGAGGCGCTGCGACCGGTAGCCGATGAGATCGTGGAGCATGCCACCAACCACCATCTGATCGGCTACCTGGACGCGGACCGCCGCTTCCACCTCGGCCTGCTGGCCCTGGCCGGCAACGACCGTCTGGTCGAGACCGTCGGAGAGCTGCGCAAGCGCTCCCGGCTGTACGGCCTCACCAGGCTCGACGAACTCGGCATGCTCGTCGCCTCCGCACAGGAGCACCACGAACTGCTCGACCTGATGCTGGCGGGGGACGCGCCGGCCGCCGAAGCATGCATGGCCCGCCACCTCGGCCATGTCCGGTCCCTGTGGGCACAAGCCAGGGACGAACCGGTGGAGCCGCGCCCGAAGCGCACACTCGGCAGCCGCTGA
- a CDS encoding alpha-L-fucosidase, with amino-acid sequence MTTQSWFAEAKLGIFVHWGISSVRGMALPRSSLPGQISYEEYMEQLHGFTAARYSPDAWAELFARAGAKYAVMTAKDHDGMALWDTASTDLSVVRVTPARKDLVRPFARALRRRGLRVGLYFSHHGWSHGPYTATRRSQPHREAAESESGAARDHDEDRRTRERLVRAANRAQVRELVENYRPDLLWFDGAREHGRDQWRADDWAGIIPALGPETVVIGRTCGHGDHDTPELGTAIVPSDGSWELCYPLGGGNSHQPAGAHHPSVRELISVFADTIAGGGNLLLKTSPQEDGTIPPADTVRLTGLGQWIRRNREAVYTTTGLPYGYFDGPSTLAKDRRTLFLICARTPHGLIELRGLHNTLRRVSVLSTGLELPYHVTEGLPDWNIPRVIRIKPPIAPSVLALELHGELELHRNHR; translated from the coding sequence ATGACCACGCAGTCATGGTTCGCCGAGGCCAAACTCGGCATCTTCGTACACTGGGGGATCTCCTCGGTCCGGGGAATGGCCCTGCCCCGGTCCTCCCTGCCCGGCCAGATCTCGTACGAGGAGTACATGGAACAGCTCCACGGGTTCACCGCCGCGCGCTACAGCCCCGACGCCTGGGCGGAGCTTTTCGCCCGCGCCGGAGCGAAGTACGCGGTGATGACCGCGAAGGACCACGACGGGATGGCCCTGTGGGACACCGCGTCCACGGATCTGTCGGTCGTCAGGGTCACCCCGGCCCGCAAGGATCTGGTCCGCCCGTTCGCCCGGGCACTGCGCCGGCGCGGGCTACGCGTCGGGCTGTACTTCTCGCACCACGGCTGGAGTCACGGCCCGTACACGGCGACCCGCCGCTCGCAGCCGCACAGGGAGGCGGCTGAGAGCGAGTCGGGCGCGGCGCGGGACCACGACGAGGACCGTCGGACGCGGGAGCGGCTCGTGCGCGCGGCCAATCGTGCGCAGGTCCGCGAGTTGGTCGAGAACTACCGGCCGGACCTGCTGTGGTTCGACGGTGCGCGGGAGCACGGCCGGGATCAGTGGCGGGCGGATGACTGGGCGGGCATCATCCCCGCCCTCGGTCCGGAGACGGTCGTCATCGGGCGTACATGCGGCCACGGGGACCACGACACACCGGAACTGGGTACGGCGATCGTCCCGTCCGACGGGTCCTGGGAACTGTGCTACCCGCTTGGCGGCGGCAACAGCCACCAGCCCGCCGGCGCTCACCACCCGTCCGTCCGCGAGCTCATAAGCGTCTTCGCGGACACCATCGCCGGCGGCGGCAACCTCCTGCTCAAGACCAGCCCGCAAGAGGACGGTACGATTCCCCCCGCGGACACGGTCCGCCTCACGGGCCTGGGGCAGTGGATCCGCCGGAACCGCGAGGCCGTCTACACCACCACCGGTCTGCCCTACGGGTATTTCGACGGCCCGTCAACCCTGGCAAAGGACCGCCGTACGCTGTTCCTCATCTGCGCCCGTACGCCCCACGGCCTCATCGAACTGCGAGGGCTGCACAACACACTCCGGCGCGTCTCCGTTCTGAGCACCGGACTGGAACTCCCCTATCACGTGACCGAGGGTCTGCCCGACTGGAACATCCCGCGTGTCATCCGCATCAAGCCCCCCATCGCTCCCAGTGTCCTGGCCCTCGAACTCCACGGCGAACTCGAGCTCCACCGGAACCATCGATAG